A region of Pseudomonas cavernicola DNA encodes the following proteins:
- a CDS encoding acyl-CoA thioesterase codes for MIELEQEDPTPQGDLALQITALPRETNGFGDIYGGWLVSQMDLAGTAMASKVAGGRVSTVAIDRMAFLVPVAVGAQLSFYSQTLEIGRSSIQMLVEVWSDDPLSSEWRKVTEAVFVFVAIDGSGRTRPVPPRR; via the coding sequence ATGATCGAACTCGAACAAGAAGATCCAACCCCCCAGGGTGACTTGGCCCTGCAAATCACCGCCTTACCGCGTGAAACCAACGGCTTTGGCGATATTTATGGCGGCTGGCTGGTCTCGCAGATGGATCTCGCCGGAACGGCCATGGCCAGCAAGGTCGCCGGTGGCCGGGTCTCCACCGTCGCCATCGACCGCATGGCCTTTCTGGTGCCGGTGGCCGTAGGCGCGCAATTGTCCTTCTATAGCCAGACCCTGGAGATCGGCCGCAGCTCGATTCAGATGCTGGTCGAAGTGTGGAGCGACGATCCGCTGTCCAGCGAATGGCGCAAGGTCACCGAAGCGGTGTTCGTCTTCGTCGCCATCGACGGCAGCGGCCGCACCCGCCCGGTTCCACCGCGCCGCTGA
- a CDS encoding MFS transporter, whose product MSSVSTSAVLPSRSLTRSDYKTLSLSALGGALEFYDFIIFVFFAAVVGKLFFPAEMPEWLRQMQTFGIFAAGYLARPLGGIVMAHFGDLLGRKKMFTLSIFMMAVPTLLMGLLPTYAQIGLWAPIILLFLRVIQGAAIGGEVPGAWVFVAEHVPTRHVGYACGTLTSGLTAGILLGSLVATLINSIYSAEEVLAYGWRIPFLLGGVFGLFSVYLRRWLHETPVFAELQQRKALAAEVPLKTVVRDHRGAILLSMLLTWVLSAGIIVVILMTPTLLQTRYGFDAATALQANSLAIVFLSFGCVAAGALADRFGAGRVFVVGSLLLLASSWTFYTRLGAHQDWLFPLYALTGLCVGVIGAVPYVMVNAFPAVVRFSGLSFSYNLAYAIFGGLTPMVVTLLLKADPLGPAYYVAALCGLGLLIGLYLLRKDHRA is encoded by the coding sequence ATGTCATCTGTGTCCACTAGCGCTGTGCTGCCGTCACGTTCGCTGACCCGCAGCGACTATAAAACTCTGTCGTTGTCTGCCTTGGGCGGTGCGCTGGAGTTCTACGACTTCATCATCTTCGTGTTCTTCGCCGCCGTCGTCGGCAAGCTGTTCTTCCCGGCAGAAATGCCCGAGTGGCTGCGGCAGATGCAGACCTTCGGGATTTTTGCCGCCGGTTACCTGGCGCGCCCGCTCGGCGGCATTGTGATGGCGCATTTCGGCGATCTGCTCGGGCGCAAGAAGATGTTCACCTTGAGCATCTTTATGATGGCGGTGCCGACGCTGCTGATGGGCCTGCTGCCGACCTATGCGCAAATCGGCCTCTGGGCGCCGATCATTCTGCTGTTCCTACGGGTGATTCAGGGCGCGGCGATTGGTGGTGAAGTGCCCGGCGCCTGGGTGTTCGTCGCCGAGCACGTGCCCACGCGGCATGTCGGTTACGCCTGCGGCACCCTTACTTCTGGGCTGACCGCCGGCATTTTGCTCGGCTCGCTGGTGGCGACGCTGATCAACAGCATATATAGCGCAGAGGAAGTACTGGCCTACGGCTGGCGGATTCCGTTCTTGCTCGGCGGCGTGTTCGGGCTGTTCTCCGTCTATCTGCGCCGCTGGCTGCACGAGACGCCGGTGTTCGCCGAGTTGCAACAGCGCAAGGCGCTGGCCGCGGAAGTGCCGCTGAAGACGGTGGTGCGCGACCACCGCGGCGCGATCCTGTTGTCGATGCTGCTGACCTGGGTACTGTCAGCCGGAATCATCGTGGTAATCCTGATGACCCCGACCCTGTTGCAGACCCGGTATGGCTTCGACGCGGCCACCGCGCTGCAAGCCAATAGCCTGGCCATCGTCTTCCTCAGCTTTGGTTGCGTCGCGGCGGGCGCCCTGGCCGACCGTTTTGGCGCTGGGCGGGTCTTTGTGGTCGGCAGCCTGTTGCTGCTGGCGAGCTCTTGGACCTTCTATACCCGCCTCGGCGCGCATCAGGATTGGCTGTTCCCGCTGTATGCGCTGACTGGTTTGTGTGTCGGCGTGATCGGCGCGGTGCCCTATGTGATGGTCAACGCCTTCCCGGCGGTGGTGCGTTTTTCCGGCTTGTCGTTCTCCTACAACCTGGCTTACGCCATCTTCGGTGGGTTGACGCCGATGGTGGTGACGCTGCTGCTTAAGGCCGACCCCCTGGGCCCGGCCTATTACGTTGCCGCGCTGTGCGGGCTGGGTCTGCTGATTGGCCTCTACCTGTTGCGTAAAGACCATCGAGCGTAG
- a CDS encoding PstS family phosphate ABC transporter substrate-binding protein: protein MKLKRLMAALTFVAAGVATASAVAAVDPAIPAYTKTTGVSGNLSSVGSDTLANLMTLWAEEYKRLYPNVNIQIQAAGSSTAPPALTEGTANLGPMSRKMKDVELQAFEEKYGYKPTAIPVAVDALAVFVHKDNPIKSLDMAQVDGIFSATRLCGGGNVKTWGDLGLTGDLAKKPVQLFGRNSVSGTYGYFKEEALCKGDFKGNVNEQPGSASVVQSISQSLNGIGYSGIGYKTASVKAVALSKKGGEAFDATEENALNGKYPLSRFLFVYVNKAPNKPLAPLEAEFVKMVLSQSGQQVVVKDGYIPVPAKVAEKVLKELGL from the coding sequence ATGAAACTGAAGCGTTTGATGGCGGCCCTGACTTTTGTCGCCGCTGGCGTCGCCACCGCAAGCGCGGTTGCCGCTGTTGACCCGGCTATTCCGGCCTACACCAAGACCACCGGTGTCTCCGGCAACCTGTCCAGCGTCGGCTCTGACACCTTGGCTAACCTGATGACTCTGTGGGCCGAGGAGTACAAACGTCTGTACCCGAACGTCAACATCCAGATCCAGGCAGCCGGCTCCTCCACTGCACCGCCAGCACTGACCGAAGGCACCGCTAATCTGGGCCCGATGAGCCGCAAGATGAAGGACGTCGAGCTTCAGGCTTTCGAAGAAAAGTATGGCTACAAGCCGACTGCCATCCCAGTTGCGGTCGACGCCCTGGCCGTGTTCGTGCACAAGGACAACCCGATCAAGAGCCTGGACATGGCCCAGGTGGATGGCATCTTCTCCGCCACCCGCCTGTGTGGCGGCGGCAACGTCAAGACCTGGGGCGACCTGGGCCTGACCGGCGACCTGGCGAAGAAGCCGGTTCAGCTGTTCGGCCGTAACTCGGTATCCGGCACCTATGGCTACTTCAAGGAAGAAGCCCTGTGCAAAGGCGACTTCAAGGGCAATGTCAACGAGCAGCCGGGTTCCGCCTCGGTGGTGCAGTCGATCAGCCAGTCGTTGAACGGTATCGGTTATTCCGGTATTGGCTACAAGACTGCGAGCGTCAAGGCTGTCGCGCTGTCGAAGAAAGGCGGCGAAGCTTTTGATGCCACCGAAGAGAACGCCCTGAACGGCAAGTACCCGCTGTCGCGCTTCCTGTTCGTTTACGTCAACAAGGCGCCGAACAAGCCATTGGCTCCGCTGGAAGCCGAGTTCGTGAAGATGGTGCTGTCGCAATCCGGCCAGCAAGTTGTGGTCAAGGACGGCTACATCCCGGTTCCGGCCAAAGTGGCTGAGAAAGTGCTGAAAGAACTGGGCTTGTAA
- a CDS encoding ABC transporter permease subunit: MNDLANSTMTANPPPVRIDFNTPELKRKRRLRALKDRLTRWYVLVGGLAVLAAITLIFFYLVYVVLPLFQGAELTAKKVQSPAWLQDSGKPLLLTIEEQNQVAMRVSAKGEVVFFAAKTGAELKRVSLPLPAGTQVVSLGQDQPGTNLVVLGLSNGQALAFKHVYKVTYPDNKKTISPQIDYPYGQAPLGLDPQGRALEHVSLSVNGDTLLLAASTGNELHLLSLAQEENMLTGETTLEQERIALPQIAEPIKAMYIDPRQQWLYVLNGRAHADVYNLRERSLNGRYKLLDDANTEVTASTQLLGGISLIIGNSKGGIAQWFMARDPDGEPRLKHIRDFQQGTTPIVQITPEERRKGFVALDASGKLGVFHSTAQRTLLIEPVVDGAGLLALSPRANRVLVEAGNTLQPLTLNNPHPEVSFSALWGKVWYESYDEPKHIWQSTAANTEFEPKLSLAPLTYGTLKAAFYAMLLAAPLSIAAAIYTAYFMAPRMRRKVKPVIELMEAMPTVILGFFAGLFLAPYVEGHLPGIFSLLVLTPIGILLAGWLWSRLPESIRLRVPEGWEALTLIPVVLLIGALALGMSPHMENWFFAGDMRLWISNDLGITYDQRNALIVGLAMGFAVIPNIYSIAEDAVFSVPRSLTLGSLALGATPWQTMTRVVILTASPGIFSALMIGMGRAVGETMIVLMATGNTPVMEMNLFEGMRTLAANVAVEMPESEVGGSHYRVLFLSALVLLMFTFVMNTMAELIRQRLRKKYAAL, encoded by the coding sequence ATGAACGATTTGGCCAACTCCACCATGACTGCTAATCCCCCTCCGGTGCGGATTGATTTCAATACGCCCGAACTCAAGCGTAAGCGCCGCCTGCGTGCGCTTAAAGATCGCCTGACCCGTTGGTACGTGCTGGTCGGCGGCCTCGCCGTGCTCGCAGCGATCACACTGATTTTCTTCTACCTCGTCTACGTGGTGCTGCCACTGTTCCAGGGTGCCGAGCTGACTGCCAAGAAAGTGCAGAGCCCGGCCTGGTTGCAGGACTCCGGTAAGCCGCTGCTGCTCACCATCGAAGAGCAAAACCAAGTCGCCATGCGGGTGTCCGCCAAGGGCGAGGTGGTGTTCTTTGCCGCGAAAACGGGAGCAGAGCTGAAACGCGTCAGCTTGCCGCTGCCGGCCGGCACCCAAGTGGTCTCGCTCGGTCAGGACCAGCCCGGCACTAACTTGGTCGTGCTGGGCTTGTCGAATGGTCAGGCATTGGCGTTCAAGCATGTCTACAAAGTGACCTACCCGGACAACAAGAAAACCATCAGTCCGCAGATTGATTACCCCTACGGCCAGGCGCCGCTGGGCCTGGACCCGCAGGGCCGTGCGCTGGAGCATGTCAGCCTCAGCGTGAATGGCGACACCCTGTTGCTGGCCGCCTCCACCGGCAATGAACTGCACCTGCTGTCGCTGGCGCAGGAAGAGAACATGCTGACCGGCGAGACCACGCTGGAACAGGAGCGCATTGCCCTGCCGCAGATCGCCGAGCCGATCAAGGCGATGTATATCGACCCGCGCCAGCAGTGGCTGTATGTCCTCAACGGACGGGCGCATGCCGATGTCTACAACCTGCGTGAACGTTCGCTGAACGGCCGCTACAAACTGCTGGACGATGCCAATACGGAAGTCACCGCCAGCACTCAGTTGCTCGGCGGCATTTCGCTGATCATCGGTAACTCCAAAGGCGGTATCGCCCAGTGGTTCATGGCCCGTGACCCGGATGGCGAGCCGCGCCTGAAGCACATTCGCGACTTCCAGCAGGGCACTACGCCGATTGTCCAGATCACCCCGGAAGAGCGCCGCAAAGGCTTCGTCGCGTTGGACGCCAGCGGCAAGCTGGGGGTATTCCATAGCACCGCCCAGCGCACCTTGTTAATTGAACCGGTCGTCGATGGCGCTGGCTTGCTGGCCCTGTCGCCGCGGGCCAACCGGGTGCTGGTCGAGGCCGGTAACACCTTGCAGCCGCTGACCTTGAACAACCCGCACCCGGAAGTCTCCTTCAGTGCGCTGTGGGGCAAGGTCTGGTACGAGAGCTACGACGAGCCCAAACACATCTGGCAGTCGACGGCCGCCAACACCGAGTTCGAGCCCAAGCTGAGCTTGGCGCCGCTGACCTATGGCACGCTGAAAGCCGCCTTCTACGCCATGCTCCTGGCAGCGCCACTGTCGATTGCCGCGGCGATCTACACCGCCTACTTCATGGCGCCGCGCATGCGCCGAAAGGTCAAGCCGGTGATCGAGCTGATGGAGGCGATGCCGACGGTGATTCTCGGTTTCTTCGCCGGCCTGTTCCTGGCGCCCTATGTCGAAGGGCATCTGCCGGGGATCTTCAGCCTGTTGGTGCTGACCCCCATCGGCATTCTGCTGGCCGGCTGGCTGTGGAGCCGGTTGCCGGAGTCGATCCGGCTGCGAGTCCCGGAAGGTTGGGAAGCCCTGACGCTGATTCCGGTGGTGCTGTTGATCGGCGCGCTGGCGCTGGGCATGAGCCCGCACATGGAAAACTGGTTCTTCGCCGGCGACATGCGCCTGTGGATTTCCAATGACCTGGGCATCACCTATGACCAGCGCAACGCCCTGATCGTCGGCCTGGCGATGGGTTTTGCGGTGATCCCGAACATCTACTCGATCGCCGAAGACGCCGTGTTCAGTGTGCCGCGCAGTCTGACCCTCGGTTCCCTGGCGCTCGGTGCGACGCCGTGGCAGACCATGACTCGGGTGGTGATCCTGACCGCCAGCCCGGGGATTTTCTCGGCCTTGATGATCGGCATGGGCCGCGCCGTCGGTGAGACCATGATCGTGCTGATGGCCACCGGTAACACCCCGGTCATGGAGATGAACCTGTTCGAAGGCATGCGCACCCTGGCCGCGAACGTGGCGGTGGAAATGCCCGAGTCGGAAGTAGGCGGCAGCCATTACCGCGTGCTGTTCCTCTCCGCGCTGGTGCTGCTGATGTTCACCTTCGTGATGAACACCATGGCCGAACTGATCCGTCAGCGCCTGCGCAAGAAATACGCAGCGCTATAA
- the pstA gene encoding phosphate ABC transporter permease PstA, with protein sequence MKQNSLKSWFKSGSPGVWLSGGAVSIAVIMTLGLLLVIAVRGLGHFWPADLLQARYEVPGQAVHTLIGEVVQAEEVSRARLQGAGLPVPEQGPEFMTRELIKVGNRDVYGSDFTWVVGEWLVGQSKPAELMALERREWGNFYGYLVSVKEQGKVIAQGEAGWPTLQERIARVVGLAKQLKQLEKQDIGAINHELERLRLKSRKLELDGKLDAAAQADIAAEVAEFDAQYKALEGQLLELHQAVDRDSIVVREADGKELEISLGKIVHAYQPNAMGLLTKVGMYFSKLWEFLSDDPREANTEGGIFPAIFGTVMMTLIMAVIVTPFGVLAAVYLREYARQNALTRVIRIAVNNLAGVPAIVYGVFGLGFFVYVLGGSIDQLFFPEALPAPTFGTPGLLWASLTLAILAVPVVIVATEEGLARIPRAVREGSLALGATKAETLWKVVLPMASPAMMTGMILAVARAAGEVAPLMLVGVVKLAPSLPVDGNYPYLHLDQKIMHLGFHIYDVGFQSPNVEAARPLVYATALLLVLVIAGLNLSAVAIRNHLREKYKALDH encoded by the coding sequence GTGAAACAGAATTCTCTCAAAAGCTGGTTCAAGAGCGGTTCACCGGGTGTCTGGCTGAGCGGTGGCGCGGTGTCGATCGCGGTGATCATGACCCTGGGCTTGCTGCTGGTGATCGCGGTGCGCGGCCTCGGCCATTTCTGGCCGGCGGACCTGTTGCAGGCGCGTTATGAAGTGCCGGGGCAAGCGGTGCATACCCTGATAGGCGAGGTGGTCCAGGCCGAAGAGGTGTCACGCGCCCGCCTGCAAGGCGCTGGCCTGCCGGTACCGGAGCAGGGCCCGGAGTTCATGACCCGTGAGCTGATCAAGGTCGGCAACCGCGATGTGTACGGCAGCGACTTTACCTGGGTGGTTGGTGAATGGCTGGTGGGGCAAAGCAAGCCGGCCGAGCTGATGGCCCTGGAGCGCCGAGAGTGGGGCAACTTCTATGGCTACCTGGTCAGCGTCAAGGAACAGGGCAAGGTCATTGCGCAAGGCGAGGCCGGCTGGCCGACGCTGCAGGAGCGCATTGCCCGCGTCGTGGGTTTGGCCAAGCAGCTCAAGCAGCTCGAGAAGCAAGACATTGGCGCTATCAACCATGAGCTCGAACGCCTGCGGCTGAAGTCGCGCAAGCTGGAGCTGGATGGCAAGTTGGATGCTGCTGCGCAGGCCGATATTGCCGCAGAGGTCGCCGAGTTCGATGCGCAATACAAGGCTTTGGAAGGTCAGTTGCTTGAGCTGCACCAAGCGGTTGATCGCGACAGCATTGTGGTTCGCGAGGCCGATGGCAAAGAGCTGGAAATCAGCCTGGGCAAGATCGTCCACGCCTACCAGCCGAACGCCATGGGTTTGCTCACCAAGGTCGGCATGTACTTCAGCAAGTTGTGGGAGTTCCTCAGCGACGACCCGCGTGAAGCCAACACCGAAGGCGGCATCTTCCCGGCGATTTTCGGCACCGTGATGATGACCCTGATCATGGCGGTGATCGTCACCCCGTTCGGCGTGCTGGCGGCAGTCTACCTGCGTGAATATGCACGCCAGAACGCGTTGACCCGAGTGATCCGCATCGCGGTGAACAACCTCGCCGGGGTGCCGGCGATCGTCTACGGCGTGTTCGGCCTGGGCTTCTTCGTCTATGTGCTGGGTGGCTCGATCGATCAACTGTTCTTCCCGGAGGCCTTGCCGGCGCCGACTTTCGGTACCCCGGGGCTGTTGTGGGCCTCGCTGACCCTGGCGATTCTCGCGGTGCCGGTGGTGATCGTGGCCACTGAAGAAGGTCTGGCGCGGATTCCGCGGGCGGTGCGTGAAGGCTCCCTCGCGCTCGGTGCAACCAAGGCCGAGACCCTGTGGAAGGTGGTGCTGCCGATGGCCAGCCCGGCGATGATGACCGGCATGATCCTGGCCGTGGCACGTGCAGCCGGTGAAGTAGCGCCGTTGATGCTGGTTGGGGTGGTCAAGCTGGCGCCGTCGCTGCCGGTGGATGGCAACTACCCGTACCTGCACCTGGACCAGAAGATCATGCACCTGGGTTTCCATATCTACGACGTCGGCTTCCAGAGCCCCAACGTCGAGGCCGCGCGGCCGCTGGTGTACGCCACCGCTTTGTTGCTGGTGCTGGTGATCGCCGGGCTCAACCTATCTGCCGTGGCCATCCGTAACCACCTGCGCGAGAAGTACAAGGCGCTGGATCACTGA
- the pstB gene encoding phosphate ABC transporter ATP-binding protein PstB, whose amino-acid sequence MQHEAQPHGINISALGREKQNLQLAEEAVTLEVPGLSLFYGDKQALFDVKMNIPKQRVTAFIGPSGCGKSTLLRCFNRMNDLVDGCRVDGAINLDGSNIYRKGEDVAELRRRVGMVFQKPNPFPKSIYENVAYGLRIQGINQKRVLDEAVEWALKGGALWDEVKDRLHESALGLSGGQQQRLVIARTIAVSPEVLLLDEPCSALDPISTLKVEELIYELKSKYTIVIVTHNMQQAARVSDYTAFMYMGKLIEFGDTDTLFTNPAKKQTEDYITGRYG is encoded by the coding sequence ATGCAGCATGAAGCGCAGCCCCACGGCATCAACATCTCTGCCCTCGGCCGTGAAAAACAGAATCTGCAACTGGCTGAAGAAGCCGTGACCCTGGAAGTACCTGGTTTGAGCTTGTTCTACGGCGACAAGCAGGCGCTCTTCGACGTCAAGATGAATATCCCCAAGCAGCGCGTCACCGCCTTTATCGGCCCGTCCGGTTGCGGCAAGTCGACCCTGCTGCGCTGCTTCAACCGCATGAACGATCTGGTCGACGGCTGTCGGGTGGACGGCGCGATCAATCTGGATGGCAGCAACATCTATCGCAAAGGCGAAGATGTGGCCGAACTGCGTCGGCGCGTCGGCATGGTGTTCCAGAAGCCCAACCCGTTCCCCAAGAGCATCTACGAGAACGTCGCCTACGGCCTGCGTATCCAGGGCATCAACCAGAAGCGCGTGCTCGATGAAGCGGTCGAGTGGGCCCTCAAGGGTGGTGCGCTGTGGGACGAGGTCAAAGACCGCCTGCACGAGTCGGCGCTCGGCCTCTCCGGTGGTCAGCAGCAACGTCTGGTGATCGCCCGCACCATCGCCGTTTCGCCGGAAGTGCTGCTGCTGGATGAGCCGTGCTCGGCGCTCGACCCGATCTCGACCCTGAAAGTGGAAGAGCTGATCTACGAGCTGAAGTCCAAGTACACCATCGTCATCGTTACCCACAACATGCAGCAGGCGGCGCGGGTTTCCGATTACACGGCGTTTATGTACATGGGCAAACTGATCGAGTTCGGTGATACCGATACGCTGTTCACCAACCCGGCCAAGAAGCAGACTGAAGACTACATCACCGGTCGCTACGGCTAG
- the phoU gene encoding phosphate signaling complex protein PhoU, with product MISKDSLTHHISQQFNAELEEVRGHLLAMGGLVEKQVNDAVTALIDADSGLAQQVREIDDQINQMERNIDEECIRILARRQPAASDLRLIISISKSVIDLERIGDEATKIAKRAIQLCEEGEAPRGYVEVRHIGDQVRKMVQEALDAFARFDADLALSVAKYDKQIDREYKTALRELVTYMMEDPRSITRVLSIIWVLRSLERIGDHARNIAELVIYLVRGTDVKHLGLARMEEEVLGSADKTKDN from the coding sequence ATGATCAGCAAAGACAGCCTTACTCATCACATCTCTCAGCAGTTCAACGCCGAGCTGGAAGAGGTGCGCGGTCACCTTCTGGCCATGGGCGGCCTGGTTGAGAAGCAGGTCAACGACGCGGTGACCGCGCTGATCGACGCCGACTCCGGGCTGGCCCAGCAGGTGCGCGAGATCGACGACCAGATCAACCAGATGGAACGCAACATCGACGAGGAGTGCATCCGTATCCTCGCTCGTCGTCAGCCGGCGGCTTCCGACCTGCGCTTGATCATCAGCATCTCCAAGTCGGTGATCGACCTCGAGCGCATCGGCGACGAAGCGACCAAGATCGCCAAGCGTGCTATCCAGCTGTGCGAAGAAGGCGAGGCTCCGCGCGGTTACGTCGAGGTGCGGCATATCGGCGATCAGGTGCGCAAGATGGTTCAGGAAGCGCTGGATGCCTTCGCCCGTTTCGATGCCGATTTGGCGCTGTCGGTGGCCAAGTACGACAAGCAGATCGACCGCGAATACAAAACGGCGCTGCGCGAACTAGTCACCTACATGATGGAAGACCCGCGCTCGATCACCCGCGTGCTCAGCATCATCTGGGTGCTGCGCTCGCTGGAGCGCATCGGCGACCATGCACGCAACATCGCCGAACTGGTGATCTATCTGGTACGCGGCACCGACGTGAAGCATCTCGGTCTCGCGCGGATGGAAGAGGAAGTGCTAGGCAGCGCGGATAAAACCAAAGACAACTAA
- a CDS encoding response regulator, which translates to MSKVSVLVVDDAPFIRDLVKKGLRNHFPGIQIEESVNGRKAQQLLARQSFDLILCDWEMPELSGLELLSWCREQDNLKSVPFIMVTSRGDKDNVVQAIQAGVSDFIGKPFSNEQLITKVKKALSRAGRLEVLVASAPGKPMNSAFANDSLSALTGGRADVVKPIAPPASVRPLAAAPATSAKPAAPAPGGRGQGQLRLPGGNLACVIKALSLKEALLVVKRVELLPQVLESAVLDLEQGEGGEVARLNGYLHAVAAFEPKPDSEWLQLNFRFVDRDPQKLDYLSRLIARGSVQKHFVPGA; encoded by the coding sequence ATGAGCAAAGTCAGTGTGCTGGTGGTGGATGACGCGCCGTTTATCCGCGACTTGGTGAAAAAAGGCCTGCGCAATCACTTTCCAGGTATCCAAATCGAAGAGTCGGTGAACGGGCGCAAGGCCCAGCAACTGCTTGCGCGGCAAAGCTTCGACCTGATTCTTTGCGACTGGGAAATGCCCGAGCTGTCGGGCTTGGAGCTGCTCAGTTGGTGCCGTGAGCAGGACAACCTGAAGAGCGTGCCGTTCATCATGGTCACCAGCCGTGGTGATAAAGACAACGTGGTGCAGGCAATCCAGGCCGGGGTTTCCGACTTTATCGGCAAACCCTTCAGCAACGAGCAACTGATCACCAAGGTCAAGAAGGCCCTGAGTCGGGCCGGTAGGCTGGAGGTCCTGGTCGCCAGCGCGCCGGGCAAGCCGATGAACTCGGCCTTCGCCAACGACTCGCTGTCGGCGCTGACCGGCGGTAGAGCCGATGTGGTCAAGCCGATCGCGCCGCCTGCCAGCGTCCGTCCGCTGGCAGCGGCACCGGCGACCTCGGCCAAGCCCGCAGCACCGGCGCCCGGCGGCCGTGGTCAAGGTCAGCTACGGTTGCCCGGCGGCAACCTGGCGTGCGTGATCAAAGCCCTGAGCCTGAAGGAGGCCTTGCTGGTGGTGAAGCGAGTCGAGTTGCTGCCGCAAGTGCTGGAAAGCGCAGTGCTCGATCTGGAGCAGGGCGAGGGTGGTGAAGTGGCCCGCTTGAACGGTTATCTGCACGCCGTCGCCGCGTTCGAGCCGAAGCCGGACAGCGAATGGCTGCAGCTAAACTTCCGCTTCGTCGACCGTGATCCACAGAAGCTCGATTATCTGTCGCGCCTGATCGCCCGTGGCTCGGTGCAGAAGCACTTCGTCCCCGGTGCGTAG
- a CDS encoding peptidoglycan DD-metalloendopeptidase family protein, giving the protein MLGRIFLLCGLLATASPAAALTIYKYTDANGVVTYTDKAKAGAQVFVFRDRMVERLELQVKLETKKHAAGETLLVRNDLYAPVEVELRLTGVENASGAPDEPIRWVLPARSKIRLATLAPLDPNKPLHYTPKLRTALGDPRLQPLLYDYPLPWRGGPFRMTQGANGKYSHFTPKGRYAIDIAMPEGTPIVSARAGVVVKTENGQSGRGNNPSGNYVRILHDDGTMGVYLHLMRGSVLVSEGQRVELGTPLARSGNTGNSSGPHLHFVVQRNVGLALESIPFDFAQPVNSLPNFAVGGE; this is encoded by the coding sequence ATGCTAGGGCGCATATTCCTTCTCTGTGGTCTGCTCGCCACGGCCAGTCCGGCTGCGGCCTTGACCATCTATAAATACACCGACGCCAATGGCGTGGTCACCTACACCGACAAGGCCAAGGCGGGCGCGCAAGTGTTCGTCTTTCGCGACCGGATGGTCGAGCGGCTGGAGTTGCAGGTAAAGCTGGAAACCAAGAAGCACGCGGCCGGCGAAACCTTGCTGGTGCGCAATGACCTGTACGCCCCGGTGGAAGTGGAGCTGCGTTTGACGGGGGTGGAAAACGCCTCGGGTGCGCCGGACGAGCCGATTCGCTGGGTGCTGCCGGCGCGCAGCAAGATTCGCCTGGCGACTCTGGCCCCACTTGACCCGAACAAACCACTGCACTACACGCCGAAGCTGCGCACCGCCCTCGGTGACCCGCGACTACAGCCGCTGCTCTACGACTATCCGCTGCCTTGGCGGGGCGGGCCGTTTCGGATGACCCAAGGGGCGAATGGCAAGTACAGCCACTTCACCCCGAAGGGCCGTTACGCCATCGACATCGCCATGCCGGAAGGCACGCCCATCGTGTCGGCGCGGGCGGGGGTGGTGGTGAAAACCGAGAACGGTCAAAGCGGCCGTGGCAACAACCCTTCCGGCAACTATGTGCGCATCCTGCATGACGACGGCACCATGGGCGTCTACCTGCACCTGATGCGCGGCTCGGTGCTGGTCAGCGAAGGCCAGCGCGTCGAGCTCGGCACGCCACTGGCGCGCTCCGGCAATACCGGCAACAGCAGCGGCCCGCACCTGCACTTCGTGGTGCAGCGCAACGTCGGCCTGGCGCTGGAGTCGATTCCTTTCGACTTCGCCCAGCCGGTCAACAGCCTGCCGAACTTCGCCGTCGGCGGCGAGTGA